GTCCGGACAGCCTGCTgcccctcccacctcccccCCAGCCAAGCTCAGCCCCTCGTTTGAGTCACCAGAACTTCTCCCAGCCGTAACCTTCAGGCGAGAGGACGCGTGTGGTCAGACCTCCCGGCGTAGGTGCCGTCCCTCCTCCAGACGCAGAGCTGCAGGGCGTGAGGCGGTGGGGGTGACGGAGGACGGCTTAGTCGAAACGCTTCGCAGACATGAGTGGACTCTCTGTCCGCCTGGACTTTCTTCCCATGCACCTGCTTTGTTGCATTAAAGATTCCACTTCACCAGCTTGGAAGGAGTTTGTTTACCcgattgtttttatttagttttaaatACTGCAGATGTCAGAGTGATTCagctgaaggggggggggggggggggggggcagcgcgTCAACAGAAATGTCCGTTCTCACAACTACAGATCCTGCATGAGGTACGGGGGCTGTGCAACAGTTTTCAGCGGGTGTTGGGAGAACGCCGtggaaaatcaagaaaatgtaaAGTGAGCAATGAGAGGGGAAATCTGGGTCAGTGTTGACACTAATGACTCTGATTTGCCTTTGTATTGTGCTGAATTCCTTCACACCTGAAACCTTTAGCGGAGCGTTGTACGGCGACGTGCCCTGCTGTGTTCTGACAGGTCGTGGCGACACTGTGAGGAGGAGGCACCCTTCAGtcgtttcattttatttctagTTTTCACTTGGTTTCATTTAGTCCGATAGATgcttttgatgtgtgtgtgtgtgtgtgtgtgtgtgtttgtatgtatcaTAGTGAAAAATGTCACACTGGGTTCAGAGTAAAGTCCTTTCAGGTGTTTATGGagtgtttaatgttttttgtttttttgtcccgTTAGCcaacatttttcatattttcagacTGAAAGCAAACAAGCCTCACAGTTTGTTCTCATGCTGTCGTTTGGGCAGACGTACCGACTGATGTAGTGTAAGaagaaaacttcagttttacTCAAGAAATCCATATATTCTGAAGAAAGTTTGCTTTCAAAGGCTCGGGCCCCATCTGTAGTTGTTGGAGTGACATATATGAAAGACTCCAACCTAAAGTATTTTCTGAGACGGAAGACCTTGGAAAGAAGAGTCATATTGTAGCCTTTTAAAAACTTCAACAATGACTTagacaaaaaaatcattacagGTTGCATTGATTGTATATTGATGTGATATTTCCCATGTTAAGACGATATTTGGATGGATCAGGAATGACTGGTGTCATATTTAACAATCCTACCTGCAGATTTCCTGTAGTTAAATATAGAGCAGATTGACTCTTGCAGCCATTTTCACCTCATGCTTTCTTTGGTGCGACTGCGAAATCAGAAGGTTTACGTTGGAGGTTGAGTGGAGTGAATTTCTTCGATACTTTTGTCTGTAGTTTCTTTTTCACAGCTTTCTGTGAAGACTCAAATCAAGCAAACCAAGTTCGTTTTCATTTGTCCTCAAACAGATCAGGAAAGCACTGGATTATACGTTTTTTGGAAAAAGGTCaagccaatttttttttttttttaatctcagaaGCACATGATGGATAATGAAAGTGTAACTGCACATTCAGATCTCTCAGGTGAGACGTGCAGTTGAACGTATTTTTTGTAAGTCGACTCTTAGCAGCATCTCCTGGCTGCCTCCAACACAAATCTGCAAGTTCCAAGAGTGTTTATTAAAGCTATGGATGTTGTCTAAGACTCTGGATGTTACATGTCAAAAATAGAGGAGTTTGGACTCATTTGATTAGTTTCTGGTTTAAAGGTAAATGCAGAATTGTCCAGTTTGACTGCTGTTTACAGGAAATCCTCCAGCATCGTTTCAACCCAGACGTGCTTCACTGTCGACTTTATTTAGATATTTTCTGACCCATTGGCGGCGTGGTACTGTGTATTCCTCTCTGTAGAGTCATGCTGTACTACCAGAGCTCTGCCACTAGTGGGGGTGTTTTTCCTGTCATGGAGGTGAATCGGTGGATGCAAATAAACTGGAACCATCTgaacaaatgtgtgttttacctAAACTTTCTTTACCAGAAATACATTTGCCCTTAACGCTGCTGTTCAGTGtagttttcttctctctctaaTGGTGCAGTTATCTGGAGGTTTATCAATACTGAGTATAAAGCATGTCCACAGGTTGGAGACGATAAGTGTCGAGCTTTGGGACCTCAGCAAGGGAGTGTTTCAGCCAGCCATCAGAGAGAATAAACCTGTGGCATGAAGTACCAATAAAGTAGTAATAACAGGTGGAGGCGTTAAAGAGTGTACATCTCCCTTGCACAGATATATTAGTAGTACTTGTTAAATCATTgcgtgtgttttgttgtgtaaccacatttcattttaagcATCAGAAAATGTTGTGTGGTTCACACTTGATTTTGTAGAAGGTGTTCagtttgtgtaatttttttgcaCAAGTAATGATGAAGCATGGCGTGGTCTGAATGTCAGGCTCCCCTCACACCTCAGCTTTAATTCATCAGATGTACCAGAGTAGAGCACGACTCCACTGACAgagcagaataaataaatagaaaagaaaacaacccacacacaatttaaaacctttattttctctgaaaatttctaaaaaaaatgagTCTTCCCTCTAAACAAATGACTTTACTTACAGCTATAACAGTGTTCCAACTTCCAGTGAAGTCTCTGAAATCTATGAAAACAAACCATGTCTGATGTTAGAATACTTAGAGCTATTTATTTCCCACTGTAGCCTGGAATTGAGGTGCTGTGCACAACTGGGTTGTAAATAAAATGTCCAAACTGTGGGCTGAATAATGTGTGTAGTACAGCAACATGTTAAAAACGTGAGCATCACAGTAGCCACTGCACTATGTGAAAACCCCAACAACGATGCTAACGTTGTTGATCTCACGAAACTACAGAAACTACACTGATTCATTGTTTCACAACCACATCGATGAAGCTCTTAATATTCTTCAGTTTGTTGCTGTCAAAGTTGGCCAGCAGCACGGTGGAGCCAGCAGCGCCAGGACTGAACTCAACGCTGGCTGTGGCTTCTTGGTTCGGGCCCACAACTCCGATCCTGCAGGCATGAATCGAGCGAACAATGAGCAACACCAACCAGACATCTGCTGCCTCACAGTCCAGGGCTGcacacactgagacactttTACAGTGGCAATCAAAAGACATCTGCACTTAGCAGCTGGCGAACGTACTTGACTGTGATGGGTTTTCCGCCGGTGAGGCCGACTCCCTCCACGGTGaagctgcagtcctgcagcGGCTCTGGTAAAGGGTTCAACAGCGACAGCTCCACCTTCACAGGCTGGTTCACCGCGGCTTCtccctccagctgcaggtcagcaCAGATCATCGGCTCTTAAATGATAACCCGCAGTCAGAAGTCATCAGTACAGCCCGGCCTTCCTTACCGAGATCTTCAGGTCTGGCTCGTCCAGCACAATCGTCTTCTCCGCCTTGTGGAAATCCACGGTCTGCTTGTCGATGGCGATGGCCGAAACCAGGATCAGCCTGTCCGAAGTGATCACTGGGCCGTAGGCGTCGTACTCCAGTTTCAGGGCcaagcgcttttctggacaaaCACATACAAATGTGAGTGTGAACGTGCACTGTAGACGGGGTTAGTTAACACACCCGGTCCTCCCACAGCGGGTATCGAACCCGGTTCCCTCAAGCTCACGGTCAGGACGTACGACTGTGTGGTGGCTGTTTGGTTTGGGACTGTTGCTGACTGTTGTTGAGATAGTGTGTCCTCCCTGGTTCTCTGGCTCAGCCGGACCTTTCTATTTGTATTTTATGACACAGGGGACAGGCCgggggggcagggggcggggtggggggctgTGAGGGGCGGGCGGGCAGGACGGCCTCTGCTTATAACCTCCAACTGTGCTGCGTTTCACTGGATGAAGAGGGCTCCACAATTAGAGAGAACCTGTGTGATGGTGGCAGCGGGATTCAGGCTGACCTTCTCCAGAGGGCACCTCCACCCTCTCCGTAGCAAAGCCGCAGCTATCTCCGAGCTTTCCGTTGTAGCCCACCGCTTTGGCGAAGAAGAGCAGGTTGCAGGTCCTTGCCTCCATGCAGTTGTTCGTCAGGACGGCGAACACCTCAAAGTTTGAGCCCACGATCATGTTGTCCGACAGCTTGACCTAAAATCAGAATTTAAACTCCTTTTTAAATATGTATGATACTGTTGTGCTTTGGGAAGGTTGAACTACATGTGTTATTTTAAATATGATATATTTTAAAGCTTTGGAAACTATTGATTGACtctggtttgtgtttcaggtgcTCCTTTCCAGGGTCACACAGATCAGACTGAACTGTTGTTTGATTGAGTTCATAGTAGGACAGGTTTTATGTGAGACTTCCTTCCAGACACAACCCGGGCTGCTGAATGTTTAAggctgtggaaagaaaaacacaccgtACATGAGCTCTGTCCACTTCTGCTCATGTTCTAGTTTCTGTTTGTCAACTGTCAGCACATGGTGGGAAACCTTTTTGGAGTCCACAAAATATCTACTGAAGACCTTTCagatttcattaaagaaaaacgcGATGAAAACCTTGAGATGGAGTCCGGGTTGTTCTCCTCGCTGCTGCAGCTTGGTGTGGTGTTGGGCCTTCTCGAACACGTCTCTCCTCCTCGGAGCCTAAAAACCAGGAGAATTAGTCTCAGCGTGAAATGAAAGTTGATTAAAACGACCAGACATGCTGGTGAGCAGCACCTTCTGGGTACTTGTACTGGTGTGTGATGTCCCGCCTGTCGTCTGAGCCCACGGCTTTGGTGCTGATGAAACGTCCCACAGACTTGGTCGATCCACTGAACTGCACAAATTCTCCGCTTGACAGGCGCACCAAATCCACAACATCTGCATTGACCTGAACACACGTGAAAATGCCATGTagtgttattgtttttaaagattttacaGGCTTTACACTGTGTGACTATCTGCAGCAATTCAGTACATCTGTTGTGTATTTTATTACAATAAGTTAAAAGTCACCTCGGCAAAAATAAAGGGTGCGTCATATTTCTTGGTCATCTCGCCTTCCCTGATGGCCTTCAGCGACGCCGGTCCACAGCAGAAAACCCCTGACAGCATCAGACACAGGAGGCTATTGACTGTCTGCTCATTCATACACAAAGATTATcagctgtgaaaaaaacaaaagtgattCACTGTAAAACCTGAAATAACAGAGACTATGACGATAAGTATCACATCCATATCAACAGAAGCCAGAGAGGACGTTCCTTTTTGAACCAGGTGTAAacgtaaaaataaaacagatttttgttttcttttaactgtGTCAAGGAGAACTATCTTCATGTGACTTCTGTCATGTGAACATGCCAAGCAGT
The DNA window shown above is from Salarias fasciatus chromosome 20, fSalaFa1.1, whole genome shotgun sequence and carries:
- the LOC115408520 gene encoding protein-glutamine gamma-glutamyltransferase 2-like; protein product: MRIETIPHVTILPGASESVSRALGIPCRVVTNFGSAHDTDANLLIENLYSEDGERLSSGDSIWNFHVWVDSWMTRPDLGTEFDGWQTSDPTPQETSDGVFCCGPASLKAIREGEMTKKYDAPFIFAEVNADVVDLVRLSSGEFVQFSGSTKSVGRFISTKAVGSDDRRDITHQYKYPEGAAHQRDVFEKAQHHTKLQQRGEQPGLHLKVKLSDNMIVGSNFEVFAVLTNNCMEARTCNLLFFAKAVGYNGKLGDSCGFATERVEVPSGEEKRLALKLEYDAYGPVITSDRLILVSAIAIDKQTVDFHKAEKTIVLDEPDLKISLEGEAAVNQPVKVELSLLNPLPEPLQDCSFTVEGVGLTGGKPITVKIGVVGPNQEATASVEFSPGAAGSTVLLANFDSNKLKNIKSFIDVVVKQ